Part of the Paenibacillus sp. JNUCC32 genome is shown below.
TAGCGGCCGTTAATCACCTTCTGGGCGGTACCGGTCTTCCCTCCCACACGATAACCGTCGATGAAGGCCGGACGTCCGGTTCCTTTGGCGACGACGCTTTCGAGTGCCTCGCGCACTTGCTTGGAGGTTTCCTCCGAGATTACTTGTCTGACGAGCTCCGGTTTGATCTCCTCAACCGTCTCGCCCGTCTCCGGATTGACCCAAGCCTTGGCGACGTGCGGCTTGAACAGCTTACCGCCGTTAATGGCGGCGGACACGGCCGCAACCTGCTGGATCGGCGTAACCGATACGCCTTGGCCAAACGCCGTTGTGGCCAGCTCCACAGGGCCAACGTTATCGGGCTTGAACAGAATGCCGTTCTCTTCCCCGTTCAAATCGATGCCCGTCTTCGCTCCAAAGCCGAAATCCCGGATATACTGGAACAGGCTTTCCTTGCCCAGCTTCTGGCCCAATGCCACAAAGCCCGGGTTGCAGGAGTTCTGCACAACCTCCATGAAGGTTTGACTGCCATGGCCGCCTTTCTTCCAGCAGCGCAGCCTGGCTCCGCCGACCTCTACCGCCCCGCTGTCGAAGAAATGGTCGTTCTTCAGATCGACCTTGTCCTCTTCGAGGGCAGCGGCAAGCGTAATAATCTTGAACGTCGAGCCCGGCTCATAGGTCATCCAGATCGGCAAGTTGCGATTGTATGTCTCCGCTGAAAATTCCTGATAGTTGGCAGGGGAGTACCCCGGCCTGCTGGCCATCGCCAAAATCTCGCCCGTCTTCGGATTCATGGCAATCGACCATGCTCCATTCGCCTGGTACTTCACCATGGCCTGGTCAAGCTCCCTCTCCATGATGGACTGGATCGATTTATCGATCGTCAGCTCCAGATTCAGACCGTCGCGGGGCTCTACGTATTTCTCCGAGGAGCCCGGCATGATTCTTCCGCCGGCATCGGACAAATAGGATATTCCGCCTTCGAAGCCCTTCAGCTTGTCGTCATGCATGGCTTCCAGGCCGGTGAGTCCCTGGCTGTAGGCTCCCGTAAACCCCAAAATATGGGCCGCGAGATCGCCGTAGGGATAATACCGTTTGTTATCCTCAGCAACAACGATACCCGGCAGCTTCAAATCACGAATTTCCTGAGCCAGCTCCATCGTAATTTTTCGTCCACCGGGATTTATCCGTTCCAACCTCGAACGTTTCGTAATGATCTTCTTGATATCGGCCTTGTCCATGCTGATCAGCCCGGCCAACGTCTCGGCTGTATGGTCCGGATCTTTGATTTGTACAGGAATCGCCCAAATGGTCGGTGTCGTTATATTCGTAACCAATGCGGTTCCGTTACGGTCCAGAATTTCGCCACGTTGTGCCGCGAACGGAATGTCGCGGCGCCAGAGGTCCTCCGCCTTCGCCGACAGCTCCGCGCCTTTCCCGATCTGCACATAGGCCAGTCTGACGATCAGCGCAGAGAACAGCAGGAGCAGCAGCAGCAGGCTCCAGAGCAGCCTTCTCCGCTGCGATACCTTGGATACTTTCACCTAAGCTTCCCTCCCTGTTTGAACCCGAAAGCTCATGATATGCGTTCTTCACATGAGTATTCGGGACAAACCCGGGTTAGAACAAGCTATTCCCCTTCTGTATCGCCTTGTCCAGGGTCGTTTGCATCTGCTTCGTTATCGGGGGTTCCTTCCGTCTCTTTGTCGCCGGTTTCTTCCCCGTTCGCATTTTCGTTGCCATCGGAGGAGGTTTCATCGGTACTGCTGCTCCCCGTTATCAGCTCTTGAGCCGATTTCAGCGTTAATTGCACGATCCGCTGGCCATTCTCTTTGGCTTCCAATTGCGATGAAACGAAACCCT
Proteins encoded:
- a CDS encoding stage V sporulation protein D, which encodes MKVSKVSQRRRLLWSLLLLLLLFSALIVRLAYVQIGKGAELSAKAEDLWRRDIPFAAQRGEILDRNGTALVTNITTPTIWAIPVQIKDPDHTAETLAGLISMDKADIKKIITKRSRLERINPGGRKITMELAQEIRDLKLPGIVVAEDNKRYYPYGDLAAHILGFTGAYSQGLTGLEAMHDDKLKGFEGGISYLSDAGGRIMPGSSEKYVEPRDGLNLELTIDKSIQSIMERELDQAMVKYQANGAWSIAMNPKTGEILAMASRPGYSPANYQEFSAETYNRNLPIWMTYEPGSTFKIITLAAALEEDKVDLKNDHFFDSGAVEVGGARLRCWKKGGHGSQTFMEVVQNSCNPGFVALGQKLGKESLFQYIRDFGFGAKTGIDLNGEENGILFKPDNVGPVELATTAFGQGVSVTPIQQVAAVSAAINGGKLFKPHVAKAWVNPETGETVEEIKPELVRQVISEETSKQVREALESVVAKGTGRPAFIDGYRVGGKTGTAQKVINGRYSSTEHIVSFIGFAPADDPEIVVYTAVDNPKGIQFGGVVAAPIVQNILEDALHYMNVPPRKDQLAREYKYGETPTVTVPNLVGATVQDLYEDLNMNFMLAKSGTGNTVISQAPKPGSRVERGSTIRIYMGEDPGESKHEH